From Paenibacillus polymyxa, the proteins below share one genomic window:
- the gerD gene encoding spore germination lipoprotein GerD: MNWTRLRFVSMVCVLGVALSGCGSDQGSAPPQNSYKEMKTMVVDILKSDDGKKAVEEALTGEKEGQSGQSGGGGGSGGSMGMKMLMSTQSAEQMKIAVKDTLISPEYKKEIEKIMTDPRFAGEFAKAINSQSKQLHMQLIKDPSYQKSIEEMLKSPELTKMYMDLTKTPEYRKQSMTVMHDAMQNPIFRLEVMNLLKTVVQEELQPKVEKKGGEQGGSGDQKQDGDGGEGEQGGGEGGQGGGQ, encoded by the coding sequence ATGAATTGGACTCGTTTGCGATTTGTTAGCATGGTATGCGTACTGGGCGTTGCACTGAGCGGCTGCGGCTCGGATCAGGGTTCTGCACCTCCCCAGAACAGTTATAAAGAGATGAAAACGATGGTGGTTGATATCCTGAAAAGTGATGATGGAAAAAAAGCCGTAGAAGAAGCCTTAACCGGGGAAAAAGAGGGACAATCCGGTCAAAGTGGTGGAGGAGGTGGATCTGGAGGCAGCATGGGAATGAAAATGCTTATGTCCACACAATCCGCTGAACAGATGAAAATTGCAGTAAAAGATACTTTGATCTCACCTGAATATAAAAAAGAAATCGAAAAAATTATGACTGATCCGCGTTTTGCCGGAGAATTTGCCAAAGCCATCAACAGTCAAAGCAAACAGCTTCATATGCAGCTTATAAAAGACCCTTCTTACCAAAAATCAATTGAAGAGATGCTAAAATCGCCAGAACTGACCAAGATGTATATGGACTTAACTAAAACCCCGGAATATCGCAAACAATCTATGACAGTCATGCATGATGCTATGCAGAATCCGATTTTTCGGCTTGAGGTCATGAATTTACTCAAAACTGTTGTGCAAGAAGAACTTCAACCTAAGGTTGAGAAAAAAGGCGGAGAGCAAGGTGGATCCGGGGATCAAAAGCAAGATGGTGATGGTGGTGAAGGAGAACAAGGTGGTGGTGAAGGAGGTCAAGGAGGAGGTCAGTAA
- a CDS encoding Mrp/NBP35 family ATP-binding protein, which produces MQSREQVIELLQQVREPQTGRRLVDLHFIRDVVVKEDRVSLTAITLDSQEETRTELDREIRQTLEKAGLSHVHIRIREASESEKSAIQNGEDTEEVADPVLAKGHAVGMEEHELLNPASGVRFIAIASGKGGVGKSTVAVNLAAALARQGKRVGLIDADIYGFSVPDMLGVEDVPSVEDGIIQPVERFGIKIMSMGFFVRENNPVIWRGPMLGRMLRQFFSDVEWGKLDYMILDLPPGTGDVALDVHQMIPQSEEIIVTTPHATAAFVAARAGAMALQTDHKVIGVVENMSYYVSSTGEKDYVFGRGGGAMLAETLHTKLLAQIPLGIPDNHPSEADFSPSVYKSESATGAIYNNIAAQITGLHMESE; this is translated from the coding sequence ATGCAATCGAGAGAGCAAGTTATAGAGCTACTTCAGCAAGTGCGAGAGCCTCAAACGGGACGCCGTTTGGTTGACCTCCATTTTATTCGGGATGTGGTTGTTAAAGAGGATCGGGTATCATTGACTGCTATTACCCTGGATAGCCAAGAAGAGACTCGAACGGAACTGGATCGGGAAATCCGGCAGACGTTAGAAAAGGCGGGATTAAGTCACGTGCATATTCGTATTCGTGAGGCATCTGAGTCTGAAAAGTCAGCTATACAAAATGGAGAGGATACCGAGGAGGTAGCTGATCCGGTTTTGGCCAAAGGACATGCTGTCGGTATGGAAGAACATGAGCTGCTTAATCCAGCATCTGGCGTACGATTTATTGCCATTGCAAGCGGAAAAGGTGGTGTCGGAAAATCGACAGTAGCTGTGAATTTGGCGGCAGCTCTAGCCAGACAGGGTAAGCGAGTGGGTTTAATTGATGCTGATATCTATGGATTCAGTGTGCCGGATATGCTTGGGGTAGAGGACGTACCTTCTGTCGAAGATGGTATCATTCAGCCAGTGGAACGATTTGGTATCAAAATCATGTCCATGGGCTTCTTTGTGAGAGAAAACAATCCTGTTATTTGGAGAGGTCCCATGCTGGGGAGAATGCTTAGACAGTTTTTTAGTGATGTCGAATGGGGCAAGCTGGACTATATGATACTCGATTTACCACCAGGTACTGGTGATGTAGCGCTTGACGTACATCAAATGATTCCGCAGAGTGAAGAAATCATTGTCACTACTCCGCATGCGACGGCAGCTTTTGTAGCTGCACGTGCAGGGGCAATGGCCCTTCAAACGGATCATAAGGTCATAGGCGTCGTGGAGAATATGTCCTATTATGTGTCCTCCACTGGAGAAAAAGACTATGTTTTTGGACGGGGAGGCGGGGCTATGTTGGCAGAAACACTTCATACGAAACTTTTGGCACAAATTCCGCTGGGTATCCCAGATAATCATCCGTCAGAAGCCGATTTTTCTCCATCCGTATATAAATCGGAGTCGGCGACAGGAGCTATTTATAATAATATAGCCGCCCAAATTACCGGGTTGCACATGGAATCTGAATAA
- the pdaB gene encoding polysaccharide deacetylase family sporulation protein PdaB, with protein sequence MNSFFYVLNGKKIKRFLIVMAAAVFTAGVIYVETDNVTVFSEEAPTAVYSVPTDKKLIALTFDISWGDKRTAPILKVLEDKKVTKSTFFLSAPWSKTHPELVNQIKESGFEIGSHGHKHENYSSLSDEEIRKQISTAHTTLTELTGQSPKLIRMPNGDFDKRVLQVASTLGYKTIQWDTDSLDWKNPGTQVIIDRVVNKAHPGDIVLLHASDSCKQTHEALPIIIDKLRAQGYEFVTVSELLQQGTVKGKEVRDQALGL encoded by the coding sequence ATGAATTCTTTTTTCTATGTATTGAACGGCAAAAAAATTAAACGATTCTTGATCGTAATGGCAGCGGCCGTCTTTACTGCCGGGGTCATTTATGTAGAAACCGATAATGTTACGGTTTTTTCCGAGGAAGCGCCAACTGCCGTTTACAGTGTGCCTACGGATAAAAAGCTGATCGCTCTCACATTCGACATTAGCTGGGGTGATAAGCGTACTGCTCCCATTTTAAAAGTTCTCGAAGATAAAAAAGTGACCAAGTCCACCTTTTTTCTTTCTGCCCCTTGGAGCAAAACACACCCAGAACTCGTGAATCAAATTAAAGAAAGCGGATTTGAGATTGGCAGTCATGGCCATAAACACGAAAACTATAGCAGCTTAAGCGATGAAGAGATTCGTAAGCAGATTTCAACGGCTCATACCACATTAACCGAGCTGACTGGACAATCCCCGAAGTTAATCCGTATGCCTAATGGTGACTTTGACAAAAGGGTACTTCAAGTTGCCAGCACTTTAGGCTACAAAACCATTCAATGGGATACTGACTCCCTGGACTGGAAAAACCCTGGTACGCAGGTCATAATCGACCGTGTTGTAAATAAAGCACATCCCGGTGATATCGTCCTTCTTCATGCCAGTGATTCTTGTAAACAAACTCATGAAGCGTTGCCCATCATTATCGACAAGTTGCGGGCACAAGGCTATGAATTTGTGACTGTATCCGAACTGCTTCAACAAGGTACAGTAAAAGGTAAAGAGGTTCGCGATCAAGCTCTGGGTCTTTAA
- a CDS encoding stage II sporulation protein M has translation MGLRAFFYDLRTTRRLILIAALFFCASIVVGWLSTGVIQSMLARQMEGLGGVAQRLQNSEHPQWSFFVFIFFNNAIKCVLVIYTGALFGIVPFIFLIVNGMVLGFVVHLQTDMGRSMYEIVVKGLLPHGVIELPVLIIACAFGLKFGVNIISTLGTSIGLKRKGTGPSWEVFLKQTLTVSIWSVIFLFIAAAIESGITYRLLSH, from the coding sequence ATGGGACTAAGAGCATTTTTTTATGATTTACGCACGACAAGACGGCTAATTTTGATCGCTGCACTTTTTTTCTGCGCAAGTATTGTAGTGGGATGGCTAAGTACAGGTGTTATTCAGTCTATGTTGGCACGACAAATGGAGGGACTGGGGGGAGTGGCACAACGATTGCAGAACTCTGAGCATCCACAATGGAGTTTTTTTGTGTTTATCTTTTTCAACAATGCAATCAAATGCGTGCTAGTAATATATACCGGAGCTCTTTTTGGAATCGTACCGTTTATATTTTTGATTGTGAACGGAATGGTTTTAGGTTTTGTAGTACACCTGCAGACAGATATGGGAAGAAGTATGTATGAAATTGTCGTAAAAGGATTATTGCCTCATGGTGTAATTGAATTGCCTGTTTTGATTATCGCCTGTGCCTTCGGTTTGAAGTTTGGGGTCAATATAATATCTACCCTAGGTACAAGCATAGGACTAAAACGCAAAGGTACTGGCCCATCGTGGGAGGTTTTTTTGAAACAAACGTTGACCGTGTCAATATGGTCTGTCATCTTTCTATTTATAGCAGCTGCGATTGAGAGCGGCATAACTTATCGTTTATTGTCGCATTAA